The Lepeophtheirus salmonis chromosome 1, UVic_Lsal_1.4, whole genome shotgun sequence genome has a segment encoding these proteins:
- the LOC121117505 gene encoding WD repeat-containing protein 54 isoform X2, which produces MYSWGRALVNEHITDIQSKNLQLVSFDAEWKDVYLGTVNGDSFKGICSDLNLNKNICCNAKTALFEKFGKDFPNLYISASKWCPLDKCTALIIGCQYGILFFTWNGMNLFHYYDFQQNGIGVDYRLATGSMTKGIAAIGSDNVTVGTHTGTILLFRVRAKEDDSNLECILIDTRRVHEKPITELASTRINSIDILASGDEEGEIHLWHLKKMDKNAPGPILDHLTAVESPSSKVSKGYPVTAMCIWNKIPRGILIAAYGSGTIKIFGLAGNIIAQINAHSGWITALDLATRSGILVSTGEDCFIKEVHFLFGTFNDFRETKDS; this is translated from the exons ATGTATTCTTGGGGTCGTGCTCTTGTGAATGAACATATAACAGATATTCAAAGTAAAAACCTTCAACTGGTAAGTTTTGATGCTGAGTGGAAGGATGTATATTTGGGTACAGTGAACGGTGACTCATTCAAAGGGATTTGCTCTGAccttaatttgaataaaaatatttgctgCAATGCGAAAACAgccctttttgaaaaatttggaaaagaCTTTCCAAATTTATACATATCAGCCTCAAAGTGGTGTCCCCTAGATAAATGTACAGCTCTTATCATAG GTTGTCAATATGGGATTCTATTCTTCACATGGAACGGTATGAACCTATTTCATTACTACGATTTCCAACAAAATGGTATTGGTGTTGATTACCGATTGGCTACAGGCTCAATGACAAAGGGAATAGCTGCAATTGGATCAGATAATGTTACAGTAGGGACTCATACTGGAACAATTCTTCTTTTTCGAGTGAGAGCTAAAGAAGATGACTCAAACTTGGAATGTATATTGATTGATACACGTAGAGTTCATGAAAAACCAATTACGGAACTCGCTTCCACACGGATAAATTCCATAGATATTCTTGCTTCAGGAGATGAGGAGGGTGAAATCCATTTatggcatttgaaaaaaatggacaaaaatgcTCCTGGTCCAATTTTGGATCACTTGACAGCAGTAGAGTCTCCTTCATCAAAAGTTTCCAAAGGTTATCCCGTAACAGCCATGTGCATATGGAATAAAATTCCACGAGGAATTCTTATTGCCGCATATGGATCAgggacaataaaaatatttggacttGCAGGTAACATTATTGCCCAAATCAACGCACACTCAGGCTGGATCACAGCATTAGATTTGGCTACACGATCCGGAATTCTTGTATCAACCGGAGAGGATTGTTTTATCAAG GAAGTACACTTTCTCTTTGGAACGTTCAACGATTTTAGAGAGACAAAAGATAGTTAA